The segment aaacTATATTATACTCGATCAGGTTCACTacctgtaaggtgtggtttagatgcgattGACTaggacttataaataaaaaactagtgcattaatTATTCACATCAAGttcatatgaaggagttacgattTTTGCATAGACTTTAATAGTATAATCtctataaaaatatgaatttaaaatagagtGAGATTTAGTTGTTGATACCTAAAGTAAAGTTGTAGTGCTCTTCGAGAGGATTCATAGGATATAAAGAACTATAAGACATGTTTTCCAAATTGGTTCGGTTTTGGGCATTAAGgagtaaaaaaaatgattttaagtgaAAACTGAGTGTCACGACGTGACCAATGGGATGTCATGACATGACAATTCATTTGAAGAACGCATATCTGGGTGTTAGCCACAACGTGACATGTAGGTGGTCAGGACATGATAAGTGATGTAGACcgagcccatgatcttttagggtttccttcatattTAAATCCCATAAACGCACAATTAGaattcatttctcagcctccatctcTCTCAAACCTCAAAAACCCTAATCGTAACCACTATTGGTGGTTCTTGGCTTATTTTAGTGGTTTTAGTGCTCTTTGAAGGAAGTAGAAGAAGATTTGTTGCAAGGATTAAGCAAGCAACACCTTCTCATATTTGATATCAGCTTTTGGACCTTTAGTAAGGATTCAACCTTCTACCATTATGGTTTATTCACTTAGACCTAATTTTTTCTAGTCCTTTTTGGTTCATGTTTATGATTTGAGTGAATGGGTAGAaaaaagttgacaactttattgATGCCTAGAGTCCCTAGAGCATCACGTCTTATGGATCTAAGGATCAATTGTGGATTGTGAACCTTGCATGCGGTTTAGGTCATTTTATTGCTTTTTAACCTAGGTTGTTTATAGGACATGCATGGAGCATGAATGTCCATAAAGttgtcatttttatgaacctcTGGAGTCACTTAaagttttttgaaaattttgggtggaggacttaatggattaacgACTCAAACCGATAAGATGTTGCTTCATATGGTGGTCACGACATGTAATACAAAATATCACGTCATGATAATGATGGATCATTCATCTATCTTGTCTTGTTTTGTTCACGGTGTGACCAAGGAGGGTTCACGTCCTAGTGCTTACTATGTGAGTTGTTTGTGACCAAATCGGTTGAGTTTGTGTGAGAACGAGTTTGGAATCGGGTTGAGTGCATTCTCATGATGTGACCAAGGGCTAGTCACGACGTGAGGGTCAAGTGTTAGTAATGTTGACTTTCACTTTGACCATTAACTTTTTGGCATGGTGgacttttggtcaaattgttGGATTTAAAGTATAGGCTAAGGTTGGACCTTGTATGATTTAATAGGTGTGTCGTAGCACCGGTTGCATGGTACTGAGTTGTGGTTTAGCTGGCTTCATTAGTCAGttgaatcttctcactatactatgtaggatgttagttgtctttgtgactcttgcatttgtGTGTTGGGATGGGCCCATTGATATGTTGGGTTTGGCTTATTGTATTGTTGGGATGGGCCCATTATATTGTTAGGTTGGGCCCATTGCATTATTGGGTTGGGTACAACCATATACTAGCTTGGGCCCGTTGATATGTCGGACTGGGCCCATTGTATAGTGTGTGGTAATTTGTTGAGCTCACAAAGATTTATGCTTACGGGTTGTGGTTGAAATTTTTCCAGGTACTTCTAGCTGCAGAGGGAAGCGCCTGACATGATCGCACAACATCCCCTTGAATTTATTCTACATTGTTATTCGGTTTCACTTTGATGTTGTGATGATTTTTTTTCTATGATTGACTTGGAATAACTggttttatttttgggtgtttcaaaaattggaaattttactattatttttaggacgttacaaattggtatcagagccttgtttttaGAGATTTGGGCATACTCTCGGGAGTGTCTGCACTCAAATTGAGGAATTGAtaatcttttgaaagaaaataaacTTTCTAAAAGATTTATACAAAGAAAGGGATGcgatgcatgcaatcaaccgagttCAAGTAAGTGAATCTCAGAATACCCATAcattataatatgttatatgtgctttgcATGCTTGGAGTTAGCATGATAATATGTTGAGGGTTGCATGCTAGAATGCCTATTATCAGAGATGCCTATTAGGATGGATGCATGTTGATGCTTTGTGGCCTATAGAGTTTTgttgctcgaatgctgcttgctttgtgcttttttgagttaactattaaatgaatatgttaagttatatgatgcaaaggttaaataattttagaatgatCGATTCGGATCTATtatgcaactctcgtttgagttgCATGTCATTGTATTCATGAAAAGTAGATGATATTAGGGTTGGGGCTTTTAGTggaaagattatttaagttttgttgcatgtcATTGTATTCATGAAAAGTAGATGATATTAGTAGGAGTTCTTTAGTGGATGATGCAAAAGGCGAGGTGGGAGTCCTAGGAGATCCTAGGAAGTGTTGTAGTAGGAGTAGGCATTGTTTAGCGAGTTTTGGGAGTATCATTCtaagaaggtgacttagaggattcaggatgattcttgaggaaaagtatggataggtgtggaaggtagtattgggcccgtactactaaaaccACAGGGTTTGTACTcgaatcagggaaagtcacaaggattTTGAGAAGCCTGTGGGGTGAGGAATTCTTTGGCTATGTTTTGATCATTTGTATGGTTGCTTTTTGAGTATAGTGATGATCACTCATGGAGGAGGTTCTAGTTTTGGTTTAGGTTCAAGCTTTGGTGCCAAACCGATTCATGAGTTCGTTACATCTGAGATTTCCCGCGGTATTTTGGATGCGAATCATGTGatgtttggtaccatcaaggagggaATCAATGAGATGTCTGATGAGCAGCTTGGAGCCTTTTGTGTAGAGATTGTGTCTGGACGGATCGAGGTACAAATTCTTTCTTTTCGGGAGTTCAAAGCTTGCGGAGCCCCAAAGTTTTTTTTGGAATAAGGACCCTATTACGAGTACACGATGGAGTGTTGACATGCAGAATACTCGGTGGAATAGTTTTTGCTCTAAGGGATCGAATGTGGGATTTACATCTTGCCTTATGAGGGATGGAACCTGTGACGAGTGGGAAGATGTTGGTCACTCTTTGGGAGCTGAGGCTGTTCCGATGATGTCTTGGACATATTTTGTGGCGAAATTCAAGGCGGAGTTTTCACAGGTCATTAAGGTGCAACTGTTGgcaagggagtttcaggaccttagCCAGATGATGGAGACTATggtggagatcactgccaagctCAGAGAGAGAACTTTTTTGGTTCTATAGAGTCCCTAAAGCATCATATCttatggatctatggattggttGTGGATTGTGAACATTGCATGAGTTTTAGGTCATTTTCTTGCCTTTTGACCTAGGTTGGGTAGAGGACATGAATGgagcatgcatgtccataaagttttcatATTTGTAAACCTATTGAGTCCCTTAAAGCTGTATGGAAACTTGGAATTATATACTAGATGGATTAAGGACTCAAACTATCAATATGTTGCTCAAACGGTGGTCACGATGTGACATAGGGAATATTACGACGTGACAATAGTGGATCTGTCATTTATCTTTTCATGTTGTGTTCACGAGATGACCAAGGAGGATTGACATCGTGGTGCTTCCTAGCTGAGTTGTTAGTGACCAAGTTGGCTGAGTTGGTACGAGACCGAGTTTGGAATCAGTTTGAGTGCATTTTCATGATGTAACCAAGGGTTTGTTATGGCGTGATGGTCAACTGTTAGTAGTGTTGACTTTTACTTTTACTGTTCGCTTTTTAGCATGGTGGACTCTTGCTCTAATTGGTAGATTCGGGGTATAGGCTAAGGTTGGACCTCATATGATTTGATAGGTGCGTTGTAGCACCGATTCTGTGGCATTGAGTTGTGGTTTAGTTGGCTTAGTgggtcaggtgagtcttctcactatattgtgtaagatgctagctgtctttgtgactcttgcatttgtATATTGTGTTGGGCCCATTGATATGCTAGGTTTGTCCCATTGATCTGTTGGGTTGGGCCCACTAATATGATGGGTTTGGCTCATTGAtatgtgttgggttttagttcaaaaatagtttcataaacttgaaaaaaaagacaatggaagactttaattttttagaagtaacataaacattttatacccacgaACGATCTTCTTGCAAGCTATAAAAAGATTAACACACCAACCAAATAAtaggtgaagaaataacaacctttgtagttatTTAGGTCCTCTCGGGAGTCTTGGAAGTTGATTAAGAATGTGggacctttgagacaccaacaatgactcaagtCGATGCAGGTGCTAGTCCAAAACTTTTAAACCCTTAatctttaagttcataaccaatatgaacttaaagagggcttgaagatgcaagtgttcttcaagttttctaaccaaaactagagagaaagggAGAGGGAAGAGAGGATTCAGATTTTGCATCAAGGAATGAATGTGAAAATAGTCCAAGTGCAAGCTCTCTTActtatatgcataaagtgaagtTATTAACCATTAGTCCTTAGTAATTTAAGCAAACATGTCCCCATTGTCATAAGCATGTCTCTCATGCCTTTAAAGCAAGATTAGAAAAGTCATacacttcttctttttatgcATATCTCGAAAATTGCatagagaagaagaaagaaagtcaaacttttataaacacttttataaaatataaaccttgtcTTTTAGGAAAAAGACAAAAGGATATAACGACTCCAAaagtttgtacatgacttataaatCATACCATTTGATGTATATTAAGTTGCTTGTTAATGGAATTtcttatttccatgaaataaataatttccaatttaattataagagttttattgaatattcattaaaatcaatttctaataaataatcaattgtatcaagttgttgttagtgtgacccattagtatcatatgttttttagtaatatcactttaatatgactcttgagcatactaggccTTTCAATTTCCCACTTGCGTAAgactcatattagactgatatagacagtggtgaacgtctagcaacatttcactgcccctaTGTCATAACTAGTATTTTAGCTAGGAAAATTTTATCCTCGTGTAATCTTTCAACTATTGTAAAGCAtatactctaagtgaatatcaaTCAATTCCCATTCAAATACATCTCTCATGTTCAACTAACGGTTGGAAACCTAGAAAACCCGGTTCAAGTTTactatggactaggattttcttgtTGGGCCTAATGAGCCAATATACTTTCAATTCTAATATCTTGGGCCTGGAATCCTTAATTGGACTCTAAAGGgacccacattcataaaacttaaCACTTTGGGCCATGTGGACCTAATATGGTCCATGTTAATCCAAATGGGCCAAGATGGGCCATAATAACTTCAATAGCCCTAATGGGCCGTAAACCTCATTTCTCTGGTTCTAATGGGCTGTGAACCACCTAATGGACTTGTAGTCGTGAGCCATCCTAATGGTCCAATGGGCCAAAAAATATTATTGGGCCTATGAAATTCGGACAAAGCCAAGAATTTGAGCCTAAAACCACTTTTCCTTCATTCCATTAAGCCCATTCTCGACCCAAGGTTAAAAAAAGAAGTGAAATTAAGAGGTTTAATGAGCATTAGACACATGATGATTTCATGGAGGATCTCCATGGAACATcccttcactctctctctctctctcttctccctTCTTCTTTTCAGCCGAAACACCCTCACACCACCTCATTTCATTCAAAAATCCTTCAAATAACTCTCTCTAGAAAAACCCCCTTCCTCCTCCAAATTTTCGAAGATTTAGAGTTCctttcaagaggattcttcacCAATATCATCATCCTTGGTAAGTTTTTGCTTAGATCCATGGTATagcttcttgatttcttcaaaaatctcctcttaacTCATGCCATTTCATGAATCATGCATCTTAGAGCCATCTAAGTTCTAAAGTTcttcaagaagcttgctaggaccaaaaTCTCTCCATTTCTTCCTCAAAACGGAAACATCAAaccaaaggtgagttcatacccccttgttttcggtttttacatgttttttttaggggggggggggagaatacaagtgtttatgtgtagatctatgtatttatgcATGTTATGCATGATTTTCTTGGTTTATGTTGTGATTATGTGATAAAACTTGATAAATCTCGAAAACTTTAACAAAAATTGGTGAGATCCATAAACTAAACTACTCTAGTCATCATACTACAAAGAATAAAAGTGTTACACCTGCTTAAGAGGtgaaaaaaccaaacaaaaatcttGTATAAGGATCATTTTtgacaaataaaaaaaagttttagaCAATTGTGAAACTTTTGGTTTTATAAGGATCAAAAAGGTCACTAttgtataaaaatgattttttataataatcatacttttcaaagggccaaaagtgtaataTTTAGCATTATGGGCCTCAATTTGGGCCATACGGCTTTTTGGGCCCAAATTGCAAAAATATCAATTTTTAGGGATTAAAATGTTATTTCATCAAAATTTTTgccaaaaatgaaaataaatgcaAATAAGGGCTGAAAATGACTCTTATTTCataattgggccaaaaatgttaattttataaaaattgggccaataatgtcattttattcaaataagggctgaaaatataattttcttcAGAGATGGGCTGAAAAATGTCAATATATGTATTTTTGGGCCAAATCCGCCAATTACTAAACATTTGggccgaaaatataaatttttatgaattaatgggctaaaatgttatttttaattataatagaacaaaaatgacattttatgtaaaaataagCCTTTCAATGTTCAAATTAGTTCTTAAAGGACATAAAGTGTAATTTTATTAAACGTGAGTTCAAATTATAGAATTTTGACGTAACGAACTAAAAATATCATTGTAACAAAATATTGGACTTTTTATAACATTATGGATATATGTTTCAAATAAAGAACTATATTATAATGAACGAACGGAATACAACGGTACGACTACTAGGCCTAGTACTCActatacatgtttattgggccttcgtgatcCATTCGTAAGTTTGTTGGGCCCAATATAATCATTTGATGTCTATTGGGCCTTCGCGATCCAATTACATGCTTAAAGGACCTAAATTAGCTTTTACATGTTATTGGACCTTAATGgcccatttacatgctaattTAGCCTGGAATAATTCATCATATGCTTAACGGGCTTTAACGTGTCCATTTGCATACTTAACAAGTCTTGAAATAACTTACATGTCTAATGGGCCACAGTTGTTTTTGGGCCTTATCCTTTCACATTCATGTACCATTTAGTGTTCGTAATTCTAAATATATATGACATTATACATATTCATGTGGCAACAATTAGGATCTAGTTATACTTGTCGATTGACACCATTGAGTGTATGACCGTAGCCTGTAgatataatcagagtctcctagagggaaagcgagagtttgtgtatagatctatacaggggtgACTCCCCCGCACCTGAATTTtttgctacagttagactaggccaatCTAGGGTGACAAGACCTTGATCAAAAGAAACgtttggaaaaatgccaagacaggcgaatcagtcactatcatgcatggttataatgactcacttAGAGATCCATTACCATCACCACACTACGGAAATCAAAACTCATAAAACTTATTGATACAAAGCAAATCATACGATAAGGCAAGGAccacaacatttttataatttagaaaatataagattttctggggaaatactATTATTCAGTTACCTTACTCACAATAGAAAGAATACAAATAAATTTGGACTGCATACTTATACATGTTTTtactatgaaattcacacatgcatcTATACTCGATTTTTCACATCGTTTTCAGACTAATTACAGAAAATTTcgaattttctgggttttacaaataaTACAAAGACTTTAATTCAAacgtgcttatgaactcaccaatattatatatgttgaccgttttcaaaataacttgtattctcaggtaatcgttaagcGGGTAAACTTTCAACTGTAGGAATTTATTGTGTGTAATGTCAATCATCGTACAATTAATATTTTGGGAATATGTAATCtaagacaatgtacttgatgtgaacaataccagttgtaatatgtaatgtttggtgatgattgtgttatgtttcatgtatattcattgtggtgatatttcaatttatagtcacacgagccctcggacgtttccgttgtcttgttcgagggtgtgacaggttggtatcagaacattgtttatagtgaactggcatgTCTAACCACACATGATatgaaactataaacacaatgggactaaaaataactctgaacaaattaaataaaatacCCACTTACCTGTGCATCTTAGAAAATCAGCATAAAAATAATCTACATAAGTCTTTGGGGAAATTTGACGTTTCAATTAAACCCGGATAGCATGTCATCGTATTAGGGATGAATGTAGTCTGATCAACTGCATTCCTTCAGAATACGACCGACATATGTCCAGGAATAATTGTGGTGAACAATGAACCAAAAGCTTACCCTTTTAATACCCAAAAAGGAGAATAACAAACCAaacttaaaaataattaaaaatattataagcATATTCTCACCACTATTTTCTCGTACAGTCACCATGGACAAAGCACATCAGGGCATCCTTTACCATCAGGCCCTAGTGGCTCAAGGATTGATTGAAGAAGACCCCGTGGTAGGACAAGAGGCAGCCTCTGACTTTGAGGCCAAGGAGTATACGGATATGGAATACGAGTTTGACGAGACTGATGATGATTATGAGGATGATAAGAACACTTATGAAGTTCTCAGCAAACCTCCTACCACAAAGGTGCATCAGGACCACCCTATACCGCCAAGGAACCCCATTGGTGGAACTCGCTCTTTGGAAGAAGAAATTGCTGCTCTTCGGCAGCAGCTATTGGCAATGGAGACGTGAGTGGTACGAGCGGAACAGGAAAGGGATGAATTCATTGGGGAAATGACCAAGATGGCTAATTTAGTAGCACAACATTTCGGAATATGATATCACTACTACCAGTAGACGCGTCTCATCACAACTAGGACCCACTCCATCACCTACTAGTATCGTTATAACTTTCCtttttatatatatgactattttATGTACTACCAACCATATGTTTAAGTGGTTACATTATTCATATGGTCATCATGCTGTCACATTTTACACTTTCTCCTATGTGTTGTATGCCTTTaaggcaaaattttcatgtactaAAATGGATACTATTAGTAGAAATATTACGTGTTTTATCgtgatgttgttatctgctatgtgACTTATTTCTTTGTTTCATGATAAATTATGAAGTTAACTACATGCACGAATCGAATCACCGAGAGACTAGTACTCTAAACCTAATATACGCTAGGCGCTCATCATCTCTCTGTTTTATGATAAAAGATGCCTCAAAGGAACCCGCCAGTGAACAGCGATGCAactccaccaccaccgccgccatcGACAATTCCAGAGATGAACTCAACTGCTTTCCAAGCAGCAGTTTCCGCTGCAGTTGCAGTAGCTCTAACGCAAATCTACAATGGAAAAAATGGTGGAGGCAATGGGAATGGAGCTGGAATTTCCGATCAAGGAATGAATTAAGGGCCTACCAAGGCCtgtacttacaaagacttcaccaacgccaaactGCGAACCTTTAACGGAATGGGAGGTGTAATAACCCTAAaaagatggatcgagaaggttgaATCAGTCTTTAAAATATGCAGATGTCCTGAAGAgtgcaaggtcaagttcgcagcctgCACATTTGCTGATCAAGCTCTTTCCTagtggaacggacatgtggaagccatgacactccccatAGCCAATGTTATGTCGTGGGCGGAGTTGAAAGAGATGTTgctggctgaatactgcccacgtGGAGAAGTCCAGAAAATGTAGcaagaactatggaatctcacagtTCGAAACTCCGACATCAATGCCTACATATCCAGATTTAGTGAGTTGTCTCTATTGTGCCCTGGAATGATTACTTctgagggaaagaagatcgaaaggctcatctggggattgacctcCCCAATCTAAGGAAACGTGATAGCAGCAAATCCAGaaacctttgatagtgccaagagaCTGGTCAAGAAACtctatgaccacaacaacaagaaggggacAAAGCAGGAGAAATCGAAGGCAAGAAGGAAAGTGATAACAAGAAGGGTAATAACAATAAGTGGAAGGAGCGACAAGGATCAGAGtcgtcaaagaaacaacaaacagtggTAGTTCATGCTACTACTACTCAAGCCtcatccacaccacatgctccaacaTCACCCATGCCAAATGCTCCAAAGCAGTACTCAGGAAATATACCCAAatgtaacaaatgcaacttccatcatcatggggaaTGTCGAGAGATGATTTACACAAATTGCAGACGAAAAGGTCATACAACAAAGTACTGTAGGACTCAGCTTCAGCAGAACCAGAtgccaaacaacaacaacaacaccaatgatggGGCCAATCATACCTATTATGGATGCGGGAGAACCGGGCATTTCAGGCGCAATTGCCCCAACGTTAACAATCAAGGAGCTGGAGGATCAGGAAGAGTTTTAACTTTGGGACAAGGTGAAGCAGTCCAAGACCCTACTATTGTCACCTGTATGTTCCTACTTAACAACACATacgcatgcatcttatttgatagtgTGGAAGAGCGAAGCTTCATTAGTaacaagtttaaacatttactaaatcaACGACCCCAAAAGCTCAAGGAAACCTTCACGTTGGAAATGGCTAATGAGAAGACTGAATCAAATAAAGATATCTATATAGGATGCACATTAACACTAAAGAACCACTCCATGCCTGTAAatgttaggagttttgatgttataattgacatggattggttaagcccccatcatGTCGATATTATGTGTCAGAAGAAGGTTGTTCGCCTTCATCTTCttaatcatgaaaccctaataatctatggAGATAAACTCGACACAaaccttcgtctcatctcgtgcatcaaggcacagaagtgcctaCTCAAGAAGAATTACACGTTCTTAGCTCATattgtggataaaaccaaggaagaaatAAATCCTCATAACATCCCAATGTTGTGTGACTTTCCAGatatatttcctgaagatcttccaggaataccCCTAGAAAagcaagtcgaattccgaattgaCTTCGTGTCTGGAGCCACTCCAATCGCCAAATTACCCTATAGG is part of the Lactuca sativa cultivar Salinas chromosome 7, Lsat_Salinas_v11, whole genome shotgun sequence genome and harbors:
- the LOC111920359 gene encoding uncharacterized protein LOC111920359; this translates as MPNAPKQYSGNIPKCNKCNFHHHGECREMIYTNCRRKGHTTKYCRTQLQQNQMPNNNNNTNDGANHTYYGCGRTGHFRRNCPNVNNQGAGGSGRVLTLGQGEAVQDPTIVTCMFLLNNTYACILFDSVEERSFISNKFKHLLNQRPQKLKETFTLEMANEKTESNKDIYIGCTLTLKNHSMPKKVVRLHLLNHETLIIYGDKLDTNLRLISCIKAQKCLLKKNYTFLAHIVDKTKEEINPHNIPMLCDFPDIFPEDLPGIPLEKQVEFRIDFVSGATPIAKLPYRLAPTEMKRIIKLIE